One window of Delphinus delphis chromosome 12, mDelDel1.2, whole genome shotgun sequence genomic DNA carries:
- the MSGN1 gene encoding mesogenin-1: MDSLRETFLSLEDGLDSSDSPGLLSSWDWKDRAGPFELTQASPTQSLSPAPSLESYSSPCPAVAGLSCGHGGANNGGGDDCGGLGTGGLVEVGYDMLAFQPAYLQGAGGPKTPKGTKVRMSVQRRRKASEREKLRMRTLADALHTLRNYLPPVYSQRGQPLTKIQTLKYTIKYIGELTDLLNSGAQST, encoded by the coding sequence ATGGACAGCCTGCGTGAGACCTTCCTCAGCCTCGAAGATGGCTTGGACTCCTCCGACAGCCCTGGCCTGCTGTCCTCCTGGGACTGGAAAGACAGGGCAGGGCCCTTTGAGCTGACCCAGGCCTCTCCCACCCAGAGCCTCTCTCCGGCCCCATCGCTGGAGTCCTATTCTTCTCCTTGTCCGGCTGTGGCTGGGCTGTCCTGTGGGCATGGAGGTGCCAACAATGGGGGCGGCGATGACTGCGGCGGCCTTGGGACTGGCGGCCTGGTGGAGGTGGGCTATGATATGTTAGCTTTCCAGCCTGCCTATCTGCAGGGTGCTGGTGGCCCCAAAACCCCGAAGGGCACCAAAGTCAGGATGTCTGTTCAGCGGAGACGGAAGGCCAGCGAGAGGGAGAAGCTCCGGATGAGGACCTTGGCCGATGCCCTGCACACCCTCCGGAATTACCTGCCACCCGTCTACAGCCAAAGGGGCCAGCCGCTCACCAAGATCCAGACGCTGAAGTACACCATCAAGTACATCGGAGAACTCACAGACCTTCTCAACAGCGGGGCCCAGAGCACCTGA